ATCAGCCGGCGGCACGTTTCAGGCACCAGGAAAGCATTGCCCAGCGGGCCGATGACCGACAGCCGGTCGCCCGCTTTACAGCACGACAGCCGCTCGGTGCCTTTGCCCACAACTTTGAATAATATTTCGATGCCGGTCACCCGATCCTGCTCATGAATCAGGCCCAACAGGGAAAAGGGCCGCCTCAGCAGTGGATCGACTTCCGATCCGATACGCACCATGACGAACTGACCGGGTTTGGCCGCATCGAAACCGGTGCCGCAGGCCAGCCCCAATCTATAATACCCCGGCGCCTCCGGCCGGTTCCACAATACGACGGTATCCTGTGCGATCATGACGCCCGTCCTTTACAGGTCTCGTCCCAGCCGATCAGCGCGGCGAATCGACCGGTCTGCCTTGCCGCCCGGTAGGAAAAAAACAGGTGCGGGTTGCAGCGGGTGCAGATTCCGGCAGCATGGATATTCTCCGGAGCGACACCTGCCCGGTGCAGTTGATGCCGGCTGATCGCCCACAAATCGAAATGATGCGGCCCGATGCGAAACGGCCACAGCGAACGGGGGATCTCCTGCTCGAAATTGACGAACTCGGCGCAGCAGGGCCCCAACGAAGGCCCGATGGCCGCAACCATGCGCTCCGGTCTGCAATCGAATTCCGCGGCCATGCGTGCCACCGTCCGGCCGACAATATCGGCCACATTGCCCCGCCAGCCGCAATGAACGTTGGCCGCCACCCGCGCTTCGGGATCGACCAGCATGACCGCCTGGCAGTCCGCCGTCTGGATCAGCAGGCGTACCCCCGGCACATCGGTAATCAGGGCATCGGCCTCGTGCGGTTCGGTCTGTATCGGCGCCTTGGCGGACAGTGTCTCCTGGCGGATCGCCCGGATGGTCGTCCCGTGATTCTGCCGCGTATAGATATGGACGCCGCCGGTCATCTTCTGCAGCCGATTACGATTGGCCGTGACCGCTTCGGGCGCGTCGCCCACCCCTGAACTTACATTCGATTCGTTAAAAGGGGGGGCGCTGGCACCGCCATTGCGCCCCATAACCGTATGAACCAGGCCGGGAATGCGGGTAAGCGCCGCAAACTGAAACAGGTAGTTGTTCTCTTTTTTCAGCAAAAACAATCGATCACCGTAAGCAACATTGCTATGCCCGCGCCAGGGTCAGCACATCCACCCGCTTCGCCCCGTCCTTTAAAAGCGCGGCCGCACAGGCTTCCGCCGTGGCGCCGGTCGTCAATACATCGTCCACCAACAGGATACGTTTCCCGGCACTTTCTCCGGGCCGGCTCACACAAAAGGCATTCTTGATATTGATGCGCCGCTGGCGCCGGTCCAGACCGGTTTGAGGCGGTGTGGCCCGGTTTCTGGCCAACAGGTCGCGCACTACGACCGCCTTGCCGGCAAGCGGCCAGGCCTTGACCAGCAAAAAGGCCTGATTGAAGCCCCGCCGGCGGAATCGGCGCCGGTACAGGGGGACCGGTGCAATCAGGTCGATGTCGCCCACCGGCCAATACCGCCGGTAGGTCTTATAGAGCAGCCTGCCCAAAGGATTTGCCAGACGGGTGTGCCCCTTGAATTTGAGCGCCTGGATGGCAAGCCGCAGCGAGCCGTCATAAACGCCCGCCGCCCGCGCCCGGGTAAAGGCCCCGGGACGCTCCAGGCAGCGTCCGCAGAAATGGTCCGGCCCTACACGGCTTTTAAACACCATGCCGCAGCGTGAGCACAGGGGCGACGTCACCGCGGTCCATTGGCCGCTGCAAGCCGGGCAAAAATAATCGGCCAGGGCGCGACCGGCATCCGGTTCCTGGTTTTCATCCACTTTGGCCAGGGCCTGCCGTCGAAAAAGCTGCCCGCACCCCATGCATCGGGCCGGGAACAGGGCATTGGCAATGGCGGCCAGCAAAGGTTTCACTAAATACGGCATCGCCTCGGCGCCGGTATTACCCGCCCTATTGCATCTGCGCCACGATGGCCGCGGCAAACTCGGAGCATTTCACCTCTTGGGCGCCTTCGATCTGGCGGGCCAGGTCGTAGGTGACCCGGCGGGCTTTGATGGCCGCCTGAACCGCGTCGCGAACCGCCGTGCCGGCCTCTTTCCAGCCCATGTAGTCCAGCATCATGGCCCCGGAAAGAATCAGGGAACCGGGGTTGACCTTATCCATGCCGGCATATTTCGGGGCGGTGCCGTGGGTCGCTTCGAATACAGCGCAGCGGTCCCCGATATTGGCTCCGGGTGCCATGCCCAGCCCGCCCACCTGGGCTGCCAGGGCGTCGGACAGGTAATCACCGTTGAGGTTGGGCGTAGCGATAACGCCATATTCGTCGGGCCTGAGCAGAACCTGCTGGAAAAGCATATCGGCGATACGGTCCTTGATCACGATTTTTCCCGCGGGCACCTTTCCGTCGAACGCTTCCCAGAGCTTTGCCTCGCTGATGGTCCGGTCGCCGAAGCGCTCCTCGGCAACCTGGTAGCCCCACTTGGCAAAGGCCCCTTCGGTGTACTTCATGATGTTGCCCTTGTGCATCAGGGTCACGCTGGGAAAACCGTTTTCCAGGGCGTGGGTAATTGCGCTGGCCACCAGGCGTTTGGTGTTGGCCGGGCTGATGGGTTTGATCCCGATGCCTGCTTCGGGGGGCAGATCGATGCCCATGGTCGTTTTCATGAAATCGGCCACCCGGACGGCCTCCGGGGTTCCCGACTCCCATTCGATGCCGGCATAGAGGTCTTCGGTGTTTTCCCGGAACACCACCATGTCGATTTTTTCCGGGTGTTTCATGGGACTGGGCACCGTTTCGATATAGCGCACCGGCCGGACGCAGGCGTACAGGTCCAGCTTCTGCCGGATGGCCACGTTGAGGCTGCGGATTCCTTTGCCAATAGGCGTCGTCAGCGGCCCCTTGATGGCCACAATATTTTCCTCGATGGCCGCCAGGGCTTCATCGGGCAGGTAACTGCCGGTTTTCGCGTATCCTTTTTCTCCCACCGGCAGTTCCATCCATTCTATCCGCCGCCGGCCGCCATAAGCTTTTTCCACGGCCGCATCGATGACCATCCGAGTGGCCCGCCAGATATCCGGCCCGATTCCGTCGCCTTCAATGAAGGGAATGACGGGACAGTCCGGCACATTCAGGCTGCCATCTTCGTTTTTAGTTATTTTCTTTGCGTTTGCCATGCAATTTCCTCCTTGCAGGTAAAAAATGAACCGATCCGATGAAAATGGTTTGGATGTTGAGGCAGCTACCCCGTCCGGCGCTGGCGGAAGGCTTCGTAAAGGACTACAGCCGCAGCCGCCGATGCATTCAGGGAGTCCACGCGCCCACACAGCGGAATCGAAAGCAGGAAATCGCAGTGCTCTTGTACCAGCCGCCGCAGCCCCCTGCCCTCTCCTCCGATCACCAGGGCCAACGGGCCTTTCAAATCGGCATCGAAGAGCGACTGCTCACCTTCCATGGCCAATCCGGCCACCCAGAAGCTCTTTTTCTTGAGCCATTGAATGGTGCCCGCCAAGTTGGTCACCCGACACAGGCGGGTATGTTCCAGGGCGCCGGCGGATACTTTGGAAACCACCGGCGTCGGTCCCACGGCCCGGTCTTTGGGAACGACCACGGCATCGGCTCCGGCACAATGGGCCGTACGGACGATGGCCCCCAGGTTGGTGGGGTCCACGATACCGTCCAGCAGCACCAGCAGTGGGTCTTTGGCGTTCGCTGCGGCATCGGCCACAACGGCTTCTACACTATCGTTGGGCAGCGGAGATACCAATGCCCCGATTCCCTGGTGCTGATCGCTGCCGCAGGCCGACCGGATCTGTTCGGGTGTTTGACGGTTCCAGGCAATACCCTGATTTTGGGCCAGTTGGATCGCCTCGGCCTGGCGCTCGGAAAGCGTATCCCGGTCCACAATCACGGATTGGATCTTTCGCCGGCCGGCGTTCAAGGCTTCCACCACCGGGTGAAAACCGAAAATGACCTCCCGGGAAGGCTGCGTGAGCTTTCGTTTGGCGGCCATGTCAGCCGGCCCCCTTGCTCAAAATGTCGACAAATCGCTTGATGGCCGCGTCCAGATCATCATTGACCACCACATGCCGGTATAAATCCCGGCTGTCCATTTCGGCCTGGGCATTTTTCATGCGCAGTTCGATCACCTCGGGGCTGTCCAGCCCCCTTGCGGTCAACCGCCGGCGAAGCACTGCCATGGAGGGGGCTGCAATGAAGATGGTGACGGCCTCCGGATAGCGCTGCAGAATCTGTCGGGCGCCCTGGACGTCGATATCCAGCAGCACGTTCCGTCCGGCCTGAAGGTGGTCGTCTAAAAATCGGGCAGAGGTGCCGTAGTAGTTGTCATGCACCTTGGCCCACTCCGCCCATAGCCCGCTTTCAATGCCCTGGCGAAATTGTGCTTCGGAGACGAAAAAATAGTCCTGCCCGTCAACTTCCCCTATACGGGGCCCACGGGTGGTGGAACTGACCGAATAGACCAACTGGGGCAGTCTTTCCCGTGCCGCCCGGCACAACGTGGTTTTCCCTGCGCCGGATGGGGCGGAAACCACGAAAAGATGGCCCTGATTGCCTGTCTGCCGACTATCCGGTTGCGTTGC
This window of the uncultured Desulfosarcina sp. genome carries:
- a CDS encoding ComF family protein is translated as MKPLLAAIANALFPARCMGCGQLFRRQALAKVDENQEPDAGRALADYFCPACSGQWTAVTSPLCSRCGMVFKSRVGPDHFCGRCLERPGAFTRARAAGVYDGSLRLAIQALKFKGHTRLANPLGRLLYKTYRRYWPVGDIDLIAPVPLYRRRFRRRGFNQAFLLVKAWPLAGKAVVVRDLLARNRATPPQTGLDRRQRRINIKNAFCVSRPGESAGKRILLVDDVLTTGATAEACAAALLKDGAKRVDVLTLARA
- the rlmB gene encoding 23S rRNA (guanosine(2251)-2'-O)-methyltransferase RlmB; this translates as MAAKRKLTQPSREVIFGFHPVVEALNAGRRKIQSVIVDRDTLSERQAEAIQLAQNQGIAWNRQTPEQIRSACGSDQHQGIGALVSPLPNDSVEAVVADAAANAKDPLLVLLDGIVDPTNLGAIVRTAHCAGADAVVVPKDRAVGPTPVVSKVSAGALEHTRLCRVTNLAGTIQWLKKKSFWVAGLAMEGEQSLFDADLKGPLALVIGGEGRGLRRLVQEHCDFLLSIPLCGRVDSLNASAAAAVVLYEAFRQRRTG
- the gmk gene encoding guanylate kinase, which encodes MNGLATQPDSRQTGNQGHLFVVSAPSGAGKTTLCRAARERLPQLVYSVSSTTRGPRIGEVDGQDYFFVSEAQFRQGIESGLWAEWAKVHDNYYGTSARFLDDHLQAGRNVLLDIDVQGARQILQRYPEAVTIFIAAPSMAVLRRRLTARGLDSPEVIELRMKNAQAEMDSRDLYRHVVVNDDLDAAIKRFVDILSKGAG
- the icd gene encoding isocitrate dehydrogenase (NADP(+)) is translated as MANAKKITKNEDGSLNVPDCPVIPFIEGDGIGPDIWRATRMVIDAAVEKAYGGRRRIEWMELPVGEKGYAKTGSYLPDEALAAIEENIVAIKGPLTTPIGKGIRSLNVAIRQKLDLYACVRPVRYIETVPSPMKHPEKIDMVVFRENTEDLYAGIEWESGTPEAVRVADFMKTTMGIDLPPEAGIGIKPISPANTKRLVASAITHALENGFPSVTLMHKGNIMKYTEGAFAKWGYQVAEERFGDRTISEAKLWEAFDGKVPAGKIVIKDRIADMLFQQVLLRPDEYGVIATPNLNGDYLSDALAAQVGGLGMAPGANIGDRCAVFEATHGTAPKYAGMDKVNPGSLILSGAMMLDYMGWKEAGTAVRDAVQAAIKARRVTYDLARQIEGAQEVKCSEFAAAIVAQMQ
- the pgeF gene encoding peptidoglycan editing factor PgeF; the protein is MFLLKKENNYLFQFAALTRIPGLVHTVMGRNGGASAPPFNESNVSSGVGDAPEAVTANRNRLQKMTGGVHIYTRQNHGTTIRAIRQETLSAKAPIQTEPHEADALITDVPGVRLLIQTADCQAVMLVDPEARVAANVHCGWRGNVADIVGRTVARMAAEFDCRPERMVAAIGPSLGPCCAEFVNFEQEIPRSLWPFRIGPHHFDLWAISRHQLHRAGVAPENIHAAGICTRCNPHLFFSYRAARQTGRFAALIGWDETCKGRAS